In Nitrospira defluvii, the genomic stretch ACCCATGGCGAGCAGCACGAGATCCGCATCCAGCTCGAAGTCCGTATTCGGCATCGGCACGAACTTACCGCCCTCAAACTTGACCCGGTTGGCATGCAGTTTGGTCACATGACCGTTGTGGCCGGTAAACTTGGTGGTGGACACGCTCCATTGACGATCGCACCCTTCTTCGTGCGCATGCGACGTACGAAGCTGCATCGGCCAGAGCGGCCATGGCGTCGAACCGGCTCGGGTCGGAGGCGGCTCCGGCAAGACTTCGAACTGATGCGCCTCGCTGCAGCCCTGTCGATGAGCAGTTCCCAAACAGTCGGACCCGGTGTCGCCGCCGCCGATGATCACCACCCGCTTGCCCTTGGCGGTAATCGGTTCTTCGGAGACGGAGATCCCTGCCGTTCGCTTGTTCTGCTGCGTGAGATATTCCATGGCGAAATGGATGCCCTTAAGCTCACGCCCCGGAACCGGCAGATCGCGCGCCAGTTCCGCACCCATGGTCAGCCCCACCGCATCGAATTGGTTGCGCAACTGGTCACCGGTGATATCGACACCCGCCGTCACACCGGTTCTGAATTCCACACCCTCGGCTTTCATCTGCTCCAGCCGCCGATCGATGACCCACTTTTCCATCTTGAAATCAGGGATGCCGTACCGCAACAAGCCGCCGATCCGATCCGCCTTTTCGAACACGGTGACGCTATGACCGGCTCGCGCGAGTTGCTGCGCAGCGGCCAGACCGGCCGGACCTGATCCGATGATGGCGACTGCCTTCCCTGTTTTTCTGACCGGCAATGCCGGCTCAACCAGGCCTTCGTTGAAGCCACGGTCGATGATGTTCCACTCCAGAATACGGATCGAGACCGGATCACTGTTGATGCCCAGCACGCAGGCGCCTTCGCAGGGCGCGGGACAGAGACGGCCAGTGAATTCAGGAAAATTGTTTGTGGTGTGCAACGCCTTCAGCGCATCTTTCCAGCGGCCGCGATAGACGAGATCGTTCCATTCGGGAATCAAATTGACGACGGGACAGCCGGTATTGCCCTGGCAAAAGGGGACGCCACAGTCCATGCAACGCGCGCCTTGGACTTTGAGCTTCTCCTCCGAGATGGGCTCGTACATTTCTTTCCAGTCGAGCACGCGCAACTCGACCGGTTTCCGCTTCGGTCCCTCACGCGCGTATTTCAAGAAGCCCTTTGGATCACCCATCGCTAATTCGTCTCTCGTCCTTCGTCGCTCGGCTATCGACTGGATTGCTCACACGTGCGCGTCACTCGACGCGCGCCATCTATTTTTGCACTTTGGCTGCAGCGGCCTTCCGCTCAGCCAGCACACGCTTGTAATCGATCGGCATCACCTTCACGAACTTCGTCAGAATCGCTTCCCAGCCGTCCAGAATACGCTTGGCATTCCGGCTGCCGGTATAGAGGAAGTGCGACGTGATCATGTCGTGCAGCAGCCGCTTATCCTCGTCGCTCGCGACCGGCTCCAACTCCACCATGCCCAAGTTGCACCGTGATTGGAATTTATCCAACTCGTTCAGCACGAACGCGACCCCGCCCGACATGCCCGCGGCGAAATTCCTGCCGGTCCGGCCCAAGACGGCTACCACGCCACCGGTCATATATTCGCACCCGTGGTCGCCGGTTCCTTCGACGACGGCGCGCACGCCGCTGTTCCGCACTGCGAACCGCTCACCGGCCATACCATAAAAATAGGCTTCGCCCTGCGTGCCGCCATACAGCGAGGTGTTGCCGACGAGGATCGTTTCTTCGGGCGTGTAAATCGCGCTCTTCGGCGGGAAGACGATGATCTTGCCGCCCGACAAACCTTTCCCGATATAGTCGTTGGATTCACCCTCCAGAATCAGCGTGATGCCGCGAGAGAGGAACGCCCCAAACGACTGACCGGCTGATCCATTGAACTTGATGCTGATTGTGTCGGCAGGCAACCCATCCTGACCGTACTTCTTCGACACCTGGCTCGACAACATCGTGCCCACGGTCCGGTTCAAATTCCGGATCGGCAATTCAAGCGAGACCTTCTCCCCACGTTCGATTGCCGGTGCACATTGCTCGATGAGCGTACGGTCCAGAATTTCGGCGATGCCGTGATCCTGCTTTTGCACGCAATACCGCGGCACCTCAGGACCGACTTCGGGCATCTTCAGCAGCGGCGCTAGATCCAGCCCCTTGGCTTTCCAATGTTCCACGGCCTTATGAATCTTGAGTTTGTCGACACGCCCAACCATTTCATTGACGGTGCGGAATCCCAACTTCGCCATGATCTGCCGCAACTCTTCGGCGATAAAGAAGAAGAAATTGACGACATGTTCCGGTTGGCCGGTGAACTTCTTGCGCAACACCGGGTCCTGGGTCGCAATGCCGACAGGGCAGGTGTTGAGGTGGCACTTCCGCATCATGATGCAGCCTTCGATGATGAGCGGGGCCGTCGCAAATCCGTATTCCTCTGCGCCCAAAAGAGCCGCAATGGCCACATCGCGTCCGGTCTTCATCTGGCCGTCTGTTTCCACACGGATCCTGCCGCGCAAATCGTTGAGGACCAGCGTTTGATGGGTTTCCGCCAAACCCAGCTCCCAGGGCACACCGGCGTACTTGATGGAGGAGAGCGGGGAGGCTCCGGTCCCGCCTGAATCGCCGCTGATGAGCACCTTGTCCGCATGAGCTTTCGCGACCCCGGCGGCAACCGTGCCGACTCCGACTTCAGAGACCAGTTTCACTGAGACGGCCGCATCGGCATTGGCATTCTTCAAGTCGAAGATGAGCTGTGCGAGGTCTTCGATGGAATAGATGTCGTGGTGCGGCGGGGGTGAAATGAGCTGCACGCCCGGCGTGGAGTACCGCAACCGCGCGATGTTCTCATCCACCTTGTGCCCGGGCAGCTGGCCACCTTCGCCCGGTTTCGCACCCTGCGCCATCTTGATTTGCAGCTCTTTGGCGTTCACCAGATAATGGCTCGTCACACCGAACCGCGCCGAGGCCACCTGCTTGATGTAGCTGTTGCGGGAGTCGCCGTTCGGAAGGGGCTCGAATCGTTCCGGATCTTCGCCTCCCTCGCCGGTGTTGCTCTTCGCCCCCAACCGATTCATCGCGATCGCCAACGTCTCGTGCGCTTCCTTACTGATGGACCCGAACGACATGGCGCCGGTCGTGAAACGTTTGACGATTTCTTTGGCGGGCTCCACTTCGTCGAGCGCAATCGGCTCAGGGAGAAACTTGAACTCCAGAAGGCCACGCAGGTTCGAGCGACGTTTGCTTTCGTCATTGACCAGTTGGGAAAACTCGGCAAACGTTTTCGGATCGTTATTCCTGGTCGCGTGCTGCAACTTGTAGATCGTATCGGGATTCCAATTGTGGTGCTCGCCTTGAATGCGATAGTGAATCTCGCCGCCGAAATCCAATTGCCGGATCGGTACAGGCTCGTAGGCCACACGATGGCGGCGCAACGTTTCTTCCCCGATCTCCCGAATCCCAATGCCTTCGATCCGAGACGGGGTGCCAGTGAAATAGCGGTCGATCAATTCATGATTGAGGCCGATCGCCTCAAAAATCTGCGCGCCGCAGTACGACTGCACAGTGGAGATACCCATCTTTGAGAAAATCTTGAGCAGGCCTTTGTTGATGGCTTTGATGAACTTGCCTTCCGCGGTCGCGGCATCCAGCCCTTCCGGGAAATAGCCGTCACGCTCCAAGTCCACCAGCGATTCGAACACCAAATAGGGGTTCACCGTCCCTGCGCCGAAGCCGATCAAGCAGGCGAAATGGTGGACGTCTCGCGGCTCGCCGGTTTCCACCGTCAGACCGACTTCGGTTCTCGTGCATTCCCGGACCAGATGGTGATGGACTGCCGCCACACCAAGGAGACTCGGGATGGGCGCCCATTCGGCATTCACCCCACGGTCGCTGAGGATCAGAAATTTGTAGCCTTCGCGAATGGCCTGCGATGCCTGCTTGCACAAGTCATCGACTGCCGCCCCCAGCCCTTCCGGCCCTTCCGCCACGCGGAACAACATCTTCAAGGTTTTGCTTTTGAAATGGGGATCGGCGATCTCGCGGATCTTGTGCAGATCGGCATTCGTCAAAATCGGCTGCTTCACCCGGATGCGGCGGGCCGATTCCGGATGCTCGTCCATCAGGTTCGGCTTAGGGCCGATGCTGGTGGTGAGCGACATCACGAGTTCTTCGCGGATCGGATCGATCGGCGGATTCGTGACTTGTGCAAAAAGTTGCTTGAAGTATTTGAACAACAGTTGCGGCCGTTCCGACAACACCGCGAGCGGCGTATCGGTGCCCATCGAGGAGATGGCTTCCTGCCCTTCCACCACCATGGGGGTGATGACCATCTTGAGTTCTTCGATGGTATAGCCAAAGGCCTGCTGACGCTGCCGGATCGTGGGATGATCGGGCTGCGGCACGTTGATGGGATCGGGCAACTCATCCAGCGAAATGCGATGCTCGGTCACCCAGGACCGATACGGCTTGCGGCGAACGATATCGGCCTT encodes the following:
- a CDS encoding glutamate synthase subunit beta, whose product is MGDPKGFLKYAREGPKRKPVELRVLDWKEMYEPISEEKLKVQGARCMDCGVPFCQGNTGCPVVNLIPEWNDLVYRGRWKDALKALHTTNNFPEFTGRLCPAPCEGACVLGINSDPVSIRILEWNIIDRGFNEGLVEPALPVRKTGKAVAIIGSGPAGLAAAQQLARAGHSVTVFEKADRIGGLLRYGIPDFKMEKWVIDRRLEQMKAEGVEFRTGVTAGVDITGDQLRNQFDAVGLTMGAELARDLPVPGRELKGIHFAMEYLTQQNKRTAGISVSEEPITAKGKRVVIIGGGDTGSDCLGTAHRQGCSEAHQFEVLPEPPPTRAGSTPWPLWPMQLRTSHAHEEGCDRQWSVSTTKFTGHNGHVTKLHANRVKFEGGKFVPMPNTDFELDADLVLLAMGFTGPVRNGFLDSLGVNYDARGCVTVNENFMTNLDGVFAGGDTKRGASLIVWAIAEGRKMAAGINQYLLAGKTAKSGR
- the gltB gene encoding glutamate synthase large subunit, producing the protein MNVPGLPPKQGLYDPQHEKDACGVGFVVDIKGQRSHRIVEQGLQVLEALTHRGAQGCDPCTGDGAGILLQVPHEFFKRAAKDSGIKLPGAGEYGVGMVFLPPDADARTQCETLFARTIKDAGAKLLGWRDVPVKSDAIGPVARSTEPFMRQVFIARGIFTDEEFERRLYVIRKCVERAVRESAIDGREYFYISSLSSSTIVYKGLLLPHQIPQYYQDLTDSSLTSAMALVHSRFSTNTFPTWPLAHPYRYICHNGEINTLKGNVNWMRARQGRLNSELFGEDMKKLFPIVYENQSDSASLDNALEFLVLGGRSLPHAMMMLIPEPWVANPQMDLDRRGFYEYHAAMQEPWDGPAAVCFTDGKLIGATLDRNGLRPCRYQVTTDGLVVLASEAGVLPMDPQRIRQKGRLMPGRMFLVDTVQGRIIDDEEVKADIVRRKPYRSWVTEHRISLDELPDPINVPQPDHPTIRQRQQAFGYTIEELKMVITPMVVEGQEAISSMGTDTPLAVLSERPQLLFKYFKQLFAQVTNPPIDPIREELVMSLTTSIGPKPNLMDEHPESARRIRVKQPILTNADLHKIREIADPHFKSKTLKMLFRVAEGPEGLGAAVDDLCKQASQAIREGYKFLILSDRGVNAEWAPIPSLLGVAAVHHHLVRECTRTEVGLTVETGEPRDVHHFACLIGFGAGTVNPYLVFESLVDLERDGYFPEGLDAATAEGKFIKAINKGLLKIFSKMGISTVQSYCGAQIFEAIGLNHELIDRYFTGTPSRIEGIGIREIGEETLRRHRVAYEPVPIRQLDFGGEIHYRIQGEHHNWNPDTIYKLQHATRNNDPKTFAEFSQLVNDESKRRSNLRGLLEFKFLPEPIALDEVEPAKEIVKRFTTGAMSFGSISKEAHETLAIAMNRLGAKSNTGEGGEDPERFEPLPNGDSRNSYIKQVASARFGVTSHYLVNAKELQIKMAQGAKPGEGGQLPGHKVDENIARLRYSTPGVQLISPPPHHDIYSIEDLAQLIFDLKNANADAAVSVKLVSEVGVGTVAAGVAKAHADKVLISGDSGGTGASPLSSIKYAGVPWELGLAETHQTLVLNDLRGRIRVETDGQMKTGRDVAIAALLGAEEYGFATAPLIIEGCIMMRKCHLNTCPVGIATQDPVLRKKFTGQPEHVVNFFFFIAEELRQIMAKLGFRTVNEMVGRVDKLKIHKAVEHWKAKGLDLAPLLKMPEVGPEVPRYCVQKQDHGIAEILDRTLIEQCAPAIERGEKVSLELPIRNLNRTVGTMLSSQVSKKYGQDGLPADTISIKFNGSAGQSFGAFLSRGITLILEGESNDYIGKGLSGGKIIVFPPKSAIYTPEETILVGNTSLYGGTQGEAYFYGMAGERFAVRNSGVRAVVEGTGDHGCEYMTGGVVAVLGRTGRNFAAGMSGGVAFVLNELDKFQSRCNLGMVELEPVASDEDKRLLHDMITSHFLYTGSRNAKRILDGWEAILTKFVKVMPIDYKRVLAERKAAAAKVQK